From the Spiribacter sp. 2438 genome, one window contains:
- a CDS encoding CmpA/NrtA family ABC transporter substrate-binding protein, translating to MSNKSLDDPFNPDADLRHGAGCTCSTCQHGHHHDPAGEPSVQNLPERDYEATVDRAIESAVVRAMFGHNDMSRRRFMQAVGGGTFAAALASVFPLDAAKAMLKDNLGPPEKADLSVGFVPITCATPIIMAHPLGFYERYGLNVEVIKTAGWAVARDMSLSGEYDAAHMLTPMPLAITLGAGSTAEPWLMPAVENINGQAITLHNDHQDKRDPSQWKGMTFAVPFDYSMHNFLLRYYVAEHGLDPDQDIQIRVLPPPEMVANLRAGNVDGYLAPDPFNQRAVWDGVGFIHMLTRDLWDGHPCCAFAIGQRFAQEHPNTFGALFKAIVDATNYASNPENRSEIATAISPRAYLNQPEAVVNQVLTGRFADGLGNVQDVPERIDFDPFPWHSMAVWILTQMKRWGYIDGDIDYNQVAEQVYLATDCRRVMNDLGYEAPDRTYRTHFIMGKEFDPSRPTEYVESFPIRRS from the coding sequence ATGAGTAACAAGTCTCTTGACGATCCGTTCAATCCGGACGCTGACCTGCGGCACGGCGCTGGGTGCACCTGTAGCACCTGTCAGCATGGGCATCACCATGACCCGGCTGGCGAGCCTTCCGTGCAGAACCTTCCAGAGCGGGATTACGAGGCCACGGTCGACCGCGCCATTGAAAGCGCGGTGGTTCGCGCCATGTTTGGCCATAACGATATGTCCCGCCGGCGTTTCATGCAGGCGGTCGGTGGCGGAACTTTTGCCGCAGCTCTGGCTTCGGTTTTTCCGCTGGACGCGGCCAAAGCCATGCTGAAGGACAATCTTGGACCACCGGAGAAGGCGGATCTAAGTGTCGGCTTCGTGCCCATCACCTGTGCCACACCCATCATCATGGCTCACCCCCTGGGCTTCTATGAGCGCTACGGTCTGAATGTCGAGGTGATCAAGACCGCTGGCTGGGCAGTGGCTCGCGACATGTCTCTCAGCGGGGAATATGACGCTGCGCACATGCTGACTCCGATGCCATTGGCTATCACGCTGGGAGCTGGGTCCACCGCCGAACCCTGGCTGATGCCCGCCGTTGAAAACATCAACGGGCAAGCCATCACGCTGCACAACGACCATCAGGACAAGCGGGACCCATCTCAGTGGAAGGGCATGACCTTCGCTGTGCCGTTCGATTACTCAATGCATAACTTCCTGCTTCGGTATTACGTCGCAGAGCATGGACTGGATCCGGATCAGGACATCCAGATTCGGGTGCTGCCTCCACCGGAAATGGTGGCGAACCTACGGGCGGGTAACGTCGATGGCTATCTGGCACCGGATCCGTTCAATCAGCGGGCGGTCTGGGATGGTGTGGGCTTTATCCACATGCTGACCCGGGATCTCTGGGACGGGCATCCTTGCTGTGCATTCGCCATCGGGCAGCGGTTTGCCCAAGAGCATCCCAACACCTTCGGTGCATTGTTCAAGGCCATTGTCGACGCCACCAATTATGCCTCCAACCCGGAGAACCGTTCGGAAATTGCCACGGCTATTTCGCCAAGGGCGTATCTGAACCAGCCGGAGGCGGTGGTGAATCAGGTGCTTACCGGTCGGTTCGCGGATGGGCTCGGCAACGTGCAGGACGTGCCGGAGCGCATCGATTTCGATCCCTTCCCCTGGCATTCCATGGCGGTCTGGATCCTCACGCAGATGAAGCGCTGGGGTTACATCGACGGCGACATTGACTACAACCAGGTCGCCGAACAGGTGTACCTGGCCACTGACTGTCGCCGGGTCATGAATGATCTCGGGTATGAAGCCCCGGATCGCACCTATCGGACTCACTTCATCATGGGTAAGGAATTTGACCCGTCCCGCCCAACGGAATACGTGGAAAGCTTTCCAATCAGGAGATCGTGA
- a CDS encoding ANTAR domain-containing response regulator translates to MRVLVIQAAEPSDSLMVSGLENAGYEVIVADDSSVAVTAAMDRNVPDVVIIDSGSAQRDMIEDAAHRMRPFTQPVIVLDSSGAEKPTPALSQLGLSVYAREHVSPPTLGAIIEASVSQYSANQELLNQLGAARQQVEEERVIARAKALLVEKRGMGEAEAHKWLRKNAMEHNRRLFDIAEIVLRNI, encoded by the coding sequence ATGCGCGTACTGGTGATTCAAGCCGCCGAACCGTCTGACTCGCTGATGGTTTCCGGACTCGAGAATGCGGGCTACGAAGTCATCGTCGCCGACGACAGCAGTGTGGCGGTCACCGCCGCCATGGATCGGAACGTGCCGGATGTGGTGATTATCGATTCGGGATCCGCGCAGCGCGACATGATCGAGGACGCGGCGCACCGGATGCGCCCTTTCACACAGCCCGTGATTGTTCTGGACAGCTCCGGCGCCGAAAAACCGACACCGGCTCTCTCCCAGCTCGGCTTGAGTGTTTACGCGCGCGAGCATGTATCGCCGCCCACGCTTGGCGCCATTATCGAGGCGAGTGTTTCCCAATATTCCGCCAATCAGGAGCTCCTGAACCAGCTTGGTGCAGCGCGGCAGCAGGTGGAGGAGGAACGGGTGATTGCTCGCGCCAAGGCACTGCTGGTGGAAAAGCGTGGCATGGGAGAAGCAGAAGCCCATAAGTGGTTGAGAAAGAACGCCATGGAGCATAATCGCCGCTTGTTCGATATCGCGGAAATCGTCCTTCGGAACATCTAG
- a CDS encoding PQQ-dependent sugar dehydrogenase: MIQRTVLSLVMTLLMTAAAMAQPRVEVAVDDLTHPWGMALLPEGDLLVTERPGRLLQLNPDTGERRVIGNSPAVVARGQGGLLDIALHPQFEDNRWVYLTWAGACESGSATHLGRGKLGDGELTDFETLLVAEPCVSSGRHFGSRLVFDRDGHLYMTTGDRGQRDRSQDPHDLNGAVLRLHDDGSIPADNPFADGAAGHPAIYSFGHRNPQGATLHPVTGAVWIHEHGPRGGDEINLPASGENFGWPLMTHGREYHGPEIGPDTLPGMVDPIHHWTPSIAPSGMLFYTGDAFPHWQGHLLVGALVQTHLARLELDGTTVVTEDRLLEDRGRRIRAVEQGPDGAILLLTDHADGELLRLTPRDH; encoded by the coding sequence ATGATCCAGCGCACTGTCCTGTCCCTGGTAATGACTTTGCTGATGACCGCCGCGGCGATGGCCCAGCCGCGGGTGGAGGTCGCCGTCGACGATCTCACCCATCCCTGGGGCATGGCCCTGCTGCCGGAAGGCGATCTGCTGGTGACCGAACGCCCCGGCCGCCTGCTGCAGCTGAACCCGGACACCGGCGAGCGCCGGGTCATTGGCAACTCACCGGCGGTGGTGGCGCGGGGCCAGGGGGGACTGCTGGACATTGCCCTGCACCCACAATTCGAAGACAACCGCTGGGTCTACCTGACCTGGGCGGGAGCCTGCGAGTCCGGCAGCGCCACCCACCTGGGCCGTGGGAAGCTCGGCGACGGCGAGCTGACGGACTTCGAGACCCTGCTGGTGGCCGAGCCCTGTGTCTCCAGCGGTCGGCATTTCGGCTCGCGGCTTGTTTTTGACCGGGACGGCCACCTTTACATGACCACCGGCGATCGGGGTCAGCGGGATCGCTCCCAGGACCCCCACGACCTCAACGGTGCCGTGCTGCGACTTCACGATGACGGCAGCATTCCAGCAGACAATCCTTTCGCCGACGGCGCGGCGGGGCATCCCGCCATCTACAGCTTCGGTCACCGCAATCCCCAGGGGGCGACTTTGCATCCGGTCACCGGTGCGGTATGGATCCACGAGCATGGCCCGCGGGGCGGCGATGAAATCAATCTCCCCGCCTCGGGGGAGAACTTCGGCTGGCCGCTAATGACCCATGGGCGCGAATACCATGGCCCCGAAATCGGCCCGGACACCCTGCCCGGCATGGTGGATCCGATCCATCACTGGACGCCATCCATCGCCCCGTCCGGCATGTTGTTCTACACCGGTGATGCGTTCCCCCACTGGCAGGGGCATCTGTTGGTGGGCGCTCTGGTCCAGACCCATCTGGCCCGACTTGAACTGGACGGTACAACGGTTGTCACCGAAGACAGATTGCTGGAAGACCGTGGCCGTCGAATCCGGGCGGTGGAGCAGGGTCCCGACGGGGCGATCCTGCTGCTGACGGATCATGCCGATGGTGAACTGCTGCGACTGACACCGAGGGACCACTGA
- a CDS encoding Na+/H+ antiporter subunit E produces MPLRNAIMLRGGLLAGLWLVLSDFALSGLIIGMPAVAAATALSLRLLPAASGRRPWRGVPLLPRFVWRSLLGGLDVARRALDPRLPLSPGWRTLPRTLSPGGGFLIGTQHSLMPGTLVAGTRRGQYLVHLLDDRQPIAAPLREEEDRLSRALEKPS; encoded by the coding sequence ATGCCACTGCGAAACGCCATCATGCTGCGAGGTGGACTATTGGCCGGACTGTGGCTGGTATTGTCCGATTTCGCCCTCTCCGGGCTGATCATCGGCATGCCGGCGGTGGCCGCCGCCACCGCCCTAAGTCTGCGCCTGTTGCCGGCAGCATCGGGCCGGCGCCCCTGGCGCGGAGTGCCCCTGCTCCCCCGGTTTGTCTGGCGTTCCCTGCTGGGCGGGCTGGATGTCGCCCGTCGGGCGCTGGACCCGCGCCTGCCCCTGTCACCCGGGTGGCGAACCCTCCCCCGGACCCTGTCGCCGGGCGGCGGTTTTCTGATTGGCACCCAACACAGCCTGATGCCCGGCACCCTGGTGGCGGGCACTCGGCGGGGTCAGTATCTGGTGCATCTCCTGGATGACCGTCAGCCCATCGCCGCCCCACTGCGAGAGGAGGAAGACCGGCTTTCGCGGGCCCTGGAAAAGCCGTCGTGA
- a CDS encoding monovalent cation/H+ antiporter complex subunit F, whose product MADWLLLMATGLLATIAVALWRIARGPERADRMMSAQLIGTGGIAIILLLAVAGEDWAMLDVAIVLALLAAVSIIAFAKSVRRVGTGDPEDDDHHD is encoded by the coding sequence ATGGCCGATTGGCTGCTGCTCATGGCCACCGGCCTACTGGCCACCATCGCGGTGGCGTTGTGGCGAATTGCCCGGGGGCCGGAACGGGCCGACCGCATGATGTCGGCCCAGCTCATCGGCACCGGTGGCATCGCCATCATTCTGCTGCTGGCGGTGGCCGGAGAGGACTGGGCCATGCTGGATGTGGCGATTGTGCTGGCACTGCTGGCGGCGGTGTCCATCATCGCCTTCGCCAAAAGCGTCCGTCGCGTCGGCACCGGCGATCCGGAGGACGACGATCACCATGATTGA
- a CDS encoding monovalent cation/H(+) antiporter subunit G → MIDGLTILLTALGLGFFAVGSLGLVRFPDTASRLHALTKADNLGLGLVALGVALQAPGVVEVIKLVLVWALALFSAGVAAQLIGRVAARRP, encoded by the coding sequence ATGATTGACGGTCTGACCATCCTGTTGACCGCCCTGGGCCTGGGTTTCTTTGCCGTCGGCAGTCTCGGGCTGGTGCGCTTTCCCGACACCGCCAGCCGCCTCCATGCCCTGACCAAGGCGGACAATCTCGGCCTCGGGCTGGTGGCCCTGGGCGTCGCCTTGCAGGCCCCCGGCGTGGTGGAGGTGATCAAGCTCGTGCTGGTCTGGGCCCTGGCTCTTTTCTCGGCGGGGGTGGCGGCGCAGCTGATCGGCCGGGTGGCCGCGAGGCGCCCGTGA
- a CDS encoding MnhB domain-containing protein: MSLAFNTLLSLIIVAVAAAAILGRQAFMAVVFFIAYGLLIALAWLRLEATNVALAEAAIGAGLTGILLLVAWTRLRALEAPAPSPPHRLLQVLAGAGAGAVTLGLLAAISQLPAVPGLQRDVAEHLPVTGTDNPVTAVLLNFRTWDTLLETLVLLAALVGAWTLTRDEDWPGRAGRRHRVLPDGVLAQFGRVLPPVALVVGAYLVWVGGYQPGGAFQGGTVLAAAWIVAVMTGHLPAPRVDDRWMRMAVLIGPTFFLLVGLAGLVVGAFLYIPPGFAKPVLMAIEATLAVAIAATLAMLVFGAPEQGESS; this comes from the coding sequence GTGAGCCTCGCCTTCAACACACTGCTGTCACTGATCATCGTGGCGGTGGCCGCCGCCGCCATTCTGGGTCGGCAGGCCTTCATGGCCGTGGTGTTCTTCATTGCCTATGGACTGCTGATTGCGCTGGCCTGGCTGCGCCTCGAAGCCACCAATGTAGCGCTGGCCGAGGCCGCCATCGGCGCCGGATTGACCGGCATTCTGCTGCTGGTGGCCTGGACCCGGCTGCGCGCCCTGGAAGCACCGGCGCCCTCTCCGCCCCACCGCCTGCTGCAGGTCCTGGCCGGGGCAGGTGCCGGGGCTGTGACCCTGGGATTGCTGGCAGCAATCAGCCAGCTGCCGGCGGTACCCGGTCTCCAGCGCGACGTGGCCGAGCACCTGCCGGTCACCGGCACCGACAATCCGGTGACCGCGGTGCTGCTGAATTTCCGAACCTGGGACACCCTGCTTGAGACGCTGGTGCTCCTGGCGGCGCTGGTGGGCGCCTGGACACTGACCCGGGATGAGGACTGGCCGGGCCGGGCCGGCCGGCGTCACCGGGTGCTGCCGGACGGGGTGCTGGCCCAGTTCGGTCGCGTGCTACCCCCGGTGGCGCTGGTGGTGGGCGCTTATCTGGTCTGGGTCGGCGGCTATCAGCCCGGCGGCGCGTTTCAGGGGGGCACGGTGCTGGCCGCTGCCTGGATCGTGGCGGTGATGACCGGACACCTTCCCGCCCCGCGGGTGGATGACCGCTGGATGCGCATGGCGGTGCTGATCGGGCCCACGTTTTTCCTGCTGGTGGGACTGGCCGGACTGGTTGTCGGTGCCTTTCTCTACATCCCGCCAGGGTTTGCCAAGCCAGTCCTGATGGCCATCGAGGCCACTCTGGCGGTGGCCATTGCGGCAACGCTGGCCATGCTGGTCTTTGGTGCCCCGGAGCAGGGGGAATCGTCATGA